The sequence CAGCCCTCTCCATCGGCGTGCATGTCCACACAGACCCTCCTGCATCAGAGGCACCTGTCCCTTCAGGTCACTGACCCGCATTACAGTCCAGCAGGGTTGCAGTGACTGCTCACGGCTGCCCTGGGACAGTCCCGCTCCGTGTGGGTGCAGTGGGGGACAGGAGTATGACGACACAGACGAGAGGCAGTCCATGGCAGACGTCAACCATCGCTTTATTAAGGCTCAGAGTGGTTTGCCAGTCAGAGGGGCTGAGGCATTCACTCCACAGATCCTCGCCGCGCTCCACCTGTGGGTGACACTGAAGGTGGAGGCTCTCTGAGATCTGGAGCCACACTCACATCCACCTTGGAGGATGAGACGTGTGTGCAGAGAGTGTGGCTCAGAGCGTGGGGCTGGCTCTAGCAGACCCTGGGCTCTGGCAGGGGTGCTGGCAGGGAGGCACTGGAGGGCAGGgacacctcccccatccctcccgGCCCAAACTATGGCTTTGCTATCCTATCGCCACTTGAGTGAGTGTGGAGGGCCCGTTCCCCACCCCTCACTCTGCAGGCCCATGTGCTACACTGTGGGAGGAGACAAAGGGAAAGCCCTGGAGAAAGCAGAACAACCCCCCACCCTGTGCCTGGGACCAGGCCAGACCTCAGGAGCTTTGAACCCCCCAATCACTCCTCCTCAGCTCCTCCCAGCGATGGGTCTTCTCAGGTTGAGGCTGGTCACTCAGAAGTGAACCCGCAGAATGTCCTGGCTGGCGAATGGCTGCTGGCAGGCTGTGCATGTCATGGCCGGGGAGCGCTGCTTCTCGGTCAGGCAGGGCCGGCACAGGAGGTGACCACAAGGAAGCTGGTACGCAGACTCCCTTTTGAAGTAGGGAGAGAACACTCTTTTGCAGGATGTGCATTCAGGGCCCAGGCTGCTCCCAGACTGCTCTGGTGAATCAGGGAAGAAAACAGACCAGGGTTAGGGAAAGTGGTCCCCAGTCCAGACTCCATCTGGGAGGCAGGGCATGTGCCTGGAGTAGAAGAAGAAGCTTCTCTACTCTGCACCCTGCAGCAGcctggcctcctccctccctaggTCACCCCTGACTGATCAGGGAGGAGAGGGCTCTAGGGAGCCTGAGAATCTGGGGAGCCTCCTCTCAATCATCAGTGCTCCAATGAATGCTCAAGAAAAGCTGGCTTTCGAGGGCTGCTGGGCAGCACTGGGCCCTGCCTGCGGCTCTCCAGCAAGATGGACTTTCTCCTGGATAGGCTGCCGAGGTCAGAGCAAGGCACATGCTCACCCTGACAACCCTGATAAACTGCAAGAAAGGTGAGATGTGACAAgcagaggaaaaagcaaaatatggTGTGATATACCCAGGCTGAGCAGGTCAAGAGGGAACGGAGGTCAccagaggggcagggctggggtctgTCTGTGGCAGACCTGCCTGCTGAACCTGGCCCTGCATCACTGGAGCCCTGGAGCCCAGCAGCTCCCCTCCCAACCCGTCCGTCAACCCCCTTCTTGTGCTTCAGGCTCTTCCCTTCATGCTTCCCACAAGGTTCCCTGAATGAAGGCCACAGTGGGCAGGTCctgccacccctcctccccaagcTATACCTGCCGCTCTTCCTTCTCTCATGGCCCTTGCCTAGGCTTGCTGCTCTCTCTCCATCAATCCACACCCACCTGGAGAGGGCAAGGATGGCCTCTTGGGTGAAGAGCCATAAGAATGAAAGGGAGCCAGCCATGCATGAGGTGAAAGAGACACCATGTACAAAGAGAGGCTGGTCCATTAAAGAACCAGAAAAGACAGAGGTGTGATGCGAAAGCGTGCGGCTTCGAGAGTATGGCAGAAGAACATGCAAGACCTCACAGGCAGCAATTTCTACTTTATTCCAAGTTCAACAGGATATCTTGGAAGAATTCTAAGAAGTGGAATACCATGACCTGGCTGACATTATAAGAAGATCCTGAAGGCTCCTGTGAAGAGGACGGGCAGAGTAAGGGTGACTGAGGAGGAGCAGCAGAGGCTGCTACAGGAATCTAGGGGAGCAGTACAGGAGCCAGGGCCAAGGTGGCAGCAAGAGTGATGGAGCAGAGAGGACCTCCCCGAGATCTACTTTGGAGGAGTGTAAAAAGGACTTGATGGTGAACAGAATGTCAGGAATGTTGACGGAAACCAAGGATGACCTCCCATGTTATGGGCTTGACCACGGGgtagaagacgcttgctctttaCCAGTGATTGGATGATGGGGGTGCTTTGGAGGACAATCTTTGGAGGCGCCTGCAGTTCTGAGTTAGAAATTCACTTAAGATATCCATGAGTTTCCCCTATAGGGGTGCCAAGTAGCTGTAAGGGAGGTCAGGGTCTGATTTCCAAGAAGAGGTAGGAGCTATACGTGAACATGGGCAGTCACTGGCCAAGCGGGCTCTTGCTTGAGTGATAGAGAGTATAGCGAAGAGAGTCCAAGACCACAgtctggaagagaagaaagaatcagcATTGGAAACTGAAGAGACACTGTTGAAAATTGGAGAAAAAGAGCATAACATCTGGAAGACCAAGACAGGAGGTGTttcaggaaggagggagaggttaGCCACAATAAATGCTGCCAAGAAGGTAAGTGACCATCGAATCTGTGGTCATGGTAACTGCTGGCCACCTGGATGAGACAGGTTGTGGGAATGATCAGGATGGAAACATAATCAGAGAAACAGGGAGGTGGGGACAAGAAGCAGAAAAGGTAAATTGGCCTGGGATCCAGGCAATGAGAACAGACTCAGTTTAGACAGGCAAGAGGAACAAAGTGTACACCTTATCATTAGCCCCACCAGATTTCACCTTGTAAAAAATGCCCCAGGTTCTCTTGCTTTGTATCCTGACTGAGTCTATCGTCCATTGTGGTCCCAAGTTCATTTTAGGCAAAACTTGAATCAGTAAGCTACCACTGTTCTAGGATGCTGGTTAATAGGGAGGGATGAAGACGACATACTCAACTACAAATCACTCTCCACATTTACATAAAGTACCACAGATGTCAGATGGGAGAcagattacattaaaaaaaaaaaggcaaaaagggagaaacaaacaaatgTCCTCAGGACAGAGTAATTAACATTAGATCTTACCAAAATCACCAAGCCCCAACACCacagaattaaagaattaaataaagccTTTCCTGTGAAGAGTTACACTCATAGGCAACCCCTCAATTCCCCCTAGAAAAGGAATGGCCTGGCTGTTGGAACTAGGGGAGCCTGGTTTTGGAGGTCCACAGAATCCCAGAGGCATGGCCCAACACTCTGTTCAAGAGTCTGAGGAGATGGACAGGGCCCCACTTACCTGAGCTGGTGCTGGGCCTCCAGGAAGTACTGCTCCCTCTTGTGCTGAGGTGCTGGAGCTGACCCCTGGTCAGCCGGGCTGTGAAGGAGGGCATGGAGCCAAGGGTTGATGTCAAGGCAATTTCCAAGCTTTGTGACAGTTTTTGCTCATGGGACACTGGGCCTGTTAAGAGATACACAGACCATAATATCCAGAAAGAGTTCTGgcaaaagagaaaaccaaaacacaaagtcCTCTGAAGACCACAAAttagtgtttcttcttttttaaacattctcattttatttatttatgtatttatttgtctttggccaagccacacagcatgagggatctcagttcctcgaccagggatagaacatgTGAGCCCTGCAGtgcaagtgtggagtcctaaccattagacTGCCAGCGAAGTCCCACAGAATGGTACTTTTAACTTCAAATAGACACAAACATAAAGTCCTCCCTAGTTTCCACTAATAGACTGTGATAACAGGATACCAGGAGGTAAAGCCCTGGTGTTTCTGGCAGTTCTTACCCATCTCACATTGCTTTCAGGATTCCTGGGCTCTCTGCCAGCTTTCCTCCTCCTGTACAAATTACTGGGCAGGCCTGGGCCACCTAGTGGCTCCTCTGCAGAACTGCACCCTACTTTCTGAAGCGTCCCTACCTGCCAAGGAATAACTGGGGTAAGCAAATGCCCAGCCCTGTAACTCTGCTccttgcccccactccctcctcaaCAGCCTTAGTTTACTTGTTCCCATCTGCTACTTCCTCAGCTCTGCAGGGCAGGGCCACTGGCCTGCAGTCTCTCGGTGTTCCAATCTTCTCGCCTCCTTAGGTAAAGCAAAGCAGTTATTACCGAGTGGAATAATGAAGACCTCTCTACCCATTTCACTATCAAGAGGGCCTTCTCTGGATATGGGCTAAGGGTGAAGGTAGCAGGGGATGGGGACAGCTGCCCAAAAAAGAACCCAGAGATTTGCCAGATAGCAGGATTCCCCAAAGTGGTACGCTAAAAGTACCCCAAAGTAGGGAGTGGAATGTTTGTTCTATAGTATGTAAGATATAGGATATCAGCCTGCAGCCTTGAAGGAGTACTAGTCAGCGTGCTCCTGTGTCAACAACAGATCTCTTGAGGCTAACACCAATGGAGACTTCCACAAACATCAAGGTCTAAGCACCTTTCAATCTTGCCCCACTGCACCTCAGATGCTTCCAGGAGTTTCTGGGGGTCTTGTTAACTAAAATTTACACTCAAAGTCAGAGAAGACACAGATGTAATCTTTAAGTTACTATCTGCATAACCCTTTTAGACTGAGAGAGGAACTTTAAAGAATGGTAAAATCTAAACAGACTAGttttcctaaggaaaaaaaaaagttagagcTTTCTCCAAAAGCACCAAGCACTGACAATCATAGGGGAATTTTACCAACATGCAAAGTGTAAATGATTCTAAAACTATTAAGTTGTTCCAGAGTTTAGAAAAGGAGAATTTCCTAATTCTTATGGAACAAATCATCGAAACCAAAACCTGACCAAAGATGGTGTgcacttgtgcacacacacacccaactgCAGTTCAATTTCATTCATGAATGCAAAAAGCCTAAATAAAAACACTAGCAAATAGAACCAAGAAGTACACTAAAAGAAGCATGAACAAATGAAATTTCTTACAGGAATATAATAATAGTTCAATATTAAGAAGCCTACTAGTATACTTTACTGCAttatcgttgttgttcagtcgctaaattgtgtccaactctttgtgaccccatggactgcagcacgccaggtttccctgtccttcgttatctcccagagtttgctcaaacttaagtccattgagttggtgatgccatccaaccatctcatcctctgttgccctcttctcctgccctcaatctttcccaacatcagggtcttttccaatgagttggctctttgcatcaggccaaaggattggagtttcagcttcagcctcagtccttccagtgaatattcagggttgatttcctttaggattgactgctttaatctccttgctgtccaagggattcgaaaaagtcttctccagcattacaatttgaaagcatcaattcctcggcactcagctttctttatggtccaaccctcacatccatacatgactactgaaaaaactatagctgtgactatatggatctttgttagcaaagtgatgtctctgctttttaatatgctgtcaaggtttgtcatagcttttcttccaaggagcaagcatcttttaattttgtgactgcagtcaccatccacagtgattctggagcccaagaagataaaatctgccatgtttccactttttccccctcaACAGATATACAAatatgccatgaaatgatggaaccagatgccatgaaattagttttttgaatgttgagttttaagccagcttttcactctcttcttttaccctcatcaagaggctctttagttcttcactttctgccattagagtgatatcatttgCCTATCTGAAGTTgaagatttctcctggcaatcttgattccagctaggtgacgcagtggaaaagaattcgtaggccaatgcaggagacttaggagacgtgggtttgacccctgggtcaggaagatcctttggaataGGAAAtcacaacctactccagtattcttgcctggaaaatttcatggacagcggagcctggtgggctacagtccatggggttgcaaagaatcagacttgactgagcaggTACAAGGATGTGAGTAAGAATGTGGCACAAAATCAATCACTTTACTGTATTAAAAGATCTAATGATGAAAAATCATAATATCATCTCTATTGATATTGAAAAGGCATCAGACAAAATTCAATCTTGGgtaaaaacaatgaataaaataggAATCATTGGTGTGGGAAAGTGTCTGAAGCCCCCAGTGAACCCCACCTCTTGATACGCATGTCCTTTGAGTGTGAACTGGATTCAGTAACCTGCTTCCTACAGAGTACAATAAAAGTGATGTCACTCTGTGATTAGCTTCTACAAGACTGACTCCCACTAATTTGCACAGGCTGGTTTATATAGCTACCATGTTTGCTGCCCTTGAGAAGCCCACGTGGCACAGAATTGAGGGCAGAATCCAGCCACCAGACAAAAAGGAAGTGAAGCCCGCAGTGCAACAGTTCAGCAAGGAACTTAATCCTTCCCGTGAGATGGCTGCAGCCCTGCCAACACTTTGGTAGCAGCCTTGAGAGACCCTAAAGCAGACAATCCAGCTAAGCGATGCCTGGATCCCTGAGAGAGAAGTGATAATCAATGTGTGATTCTTTAAGCTAGTAAATTTTGGTTTAATTTAAGCTGGCAAAGCACAAAACACAGTGCCAGTGCCAAGGGTCACCCAGGAGGAGTAGAGACAACGGGCTTGGACACAGGACAGGGGATTACCTGTTGAGCAATCCATGAGCTCATTGGCAGCTTTCATTTTCTTAGCAGTGTGCTCTGAGGTAGAGGGTGAGACCAGAAGGCTTGTGGTAGAAAAACAGGAAGCATTTAAGCCAAGGCTACTGTCTGGGCCATGCTCGGCCTGCTCCATCTTCCTTTTCCGAGAGGGCAGAGCAATGGAAGAAGGGGTCACTGCCAGTGCAGTCTGTGCTCTCCCGAGCAGGTGGCAACCAGGGATGGAgtgctggagcaggaaatggtcgATCCGCGCCTTCAAGGAGGGGTGAGGCAGGGGCTGGGAGTGTGGAGTAAAGGCTACTCCTGTGAAAGGGTCACTGGGCACTCGGCCCCATGTGGCTTCACTGCGGTTACACTTCTCTAGCGTGCTCTGGTCAATGACCTTGCCTGAGGGCAGTAGCATGGGGAAAGGCATGATCTCCAGGGTGATGGGATCTAAGAACTCTTCAGGTATATCCCGAATTACCTCAGCCAGCTCCTGTAGGCTAGAGGGGGCCTGCTGGCCCTCAGACTGGCCCCCAGAATCACAGTCACTCTCCATGGGCAACGCTGGGGCCTGTAAAGATAAGTCCTGAGGGAGGCTCTCTGAGGCAACCAGCAGGACGCTGTCTATCACTTCCTGAGAGCAGGTTTTGGCTGGCTGACCCCATACCTCCAACCGCTTGATACAAGGGACACCACCACCTGTCACATGGGTGATACAGATCTTGAGATGGGCCACATGACTAAGAGAAAGAGCCCCTTTATTCCAGAGCTCTTGGGCCACAACAGCAGGGGAGGGGAGTGTGGCTTCCACTGGGCCAAAAGGTGGCCTGGCCTTGAAGCCCCTGTGGCTAAATACCACTTGGCTCTGGTTTTTCAACAGGACTTTGCCCACCAAAGTGAATGCTTCCTTGTCCGGAATGGATGGCTCATCTGGGTCTGGGGTCCGGCACGCAGGGGTATTCCAAGATGCTCCGCTGGATAAGGCAGATGTGTACATTTCCAGGCCAGTGACATTCTGGCCTCCCCCAGCTGAGAGATCTATGTTAATCCTACAGATTTCCACACTGAAGGGAAAGGAAACTGTCACATAGACCGGTGGCTTAATGAAATACTCTGTCCTGAAACCATGACTTCTCTTTGTGAGGTCTTCAGAGATGAGATTTTCCACTTCATAGCCATCAGCTGATATCTAGATTTAATGACAAAAATGAGACGAATTGATTTGATGAGCTCTAAATCAAGGCGAGTTTTCAAGAACTTGTCACTTTTAGTAAAACTCTAAAGAAAATCTGAAGGTCCTCATTTGAAATTTCCTCTATCATATCAAATTTTCctaggttttccttttctttttttggcatgcATCCAAGATCAGACAAAAGGCTGAGGGCAACTGTGCCCCTAAATACTGCCCATCCTTAAAAAATGAGCAACAAAACTCTGCCTAGCCAACCAAAATCCCTTCAAAATAACATCTCTATGAAAAAGCAGCAGATAAACAAgcttttttaatcttatttttaaatttcagaggaTGAAAATGTACAGATTTAGGGGGAAATGAAGATGTTCATTGAAGTTTCCAATTTTGTATTTGGACTCTATCAATTATAACAGTTTCCCCAGGAAGGCACAACAAAGGAGCTTCTTGTAAATCTTTGAATGGtgaaacttggggaaaaaaagtttgcatAGGAACAAGGACCACAAAAGACTATGGGAAATTTAAAACAGTGAATGTGCTAAGGGTGAGACTATGAGTAGCTTTTTCTCCCTCTTAATATTTCCAATACTTGTCATAACCAATGGAAATTTTAAGGTACCATTGCCTGAAGGAGTCAGCTTAATAATCTGGGGTGAAATAATGTGCTGCATGCAGAAATTCCAAACTGGGGAGAAGTTCAATTCTCCCCTTGGAGTTTCCTTACTCCCTGCTCTGGACTGTGGAAACATACCCTCCTTTGCACAAAAGGGGAGGCAGCTTAATTCAAATAATAAAGCACAAGGAATCCATACAACAAATATAAGCCATTATTTCTACCATGAGAAGTTAGCAAGAACAGCAGTGAGAGAATTTCTATCTTCACTATGACCTTgagtgaaattaaaatttatcatAAATGATAAATTGATGAAAACTGGAGAGGAGAGAACCCTCCACAAAATGAGTCACAACTCAGCTTGTAACAGCGCTGTCTGACTTCAGAGGCGCAGCCTGACCCGTGCTTACCTGAATATCATCTGGTAGACTCTAAAACAATGAGGGTGAAAGCACATTAAGCCTGAACTGTCTTAATATACAAGGCAGGAAATGGggaaaacatgaaaaacagatgtcatttatttatttatgtgtatatacttGCTCTGTTTACCTTGTTGCAGTAAATTCTTGGTCTGAACTGTGGGAGGCAAAGATTTATTACCATCTTTATGGCTGAAAGGATAGCTTCCAAGCATCAGAAATAgccttaaatgaaaaaataaaacttagtaTTAGACAAGTTAAAATTCAAATCTAAACTCTTAGGAGTTGATTCCTAAGAGATGAGAGttaaacagaacaacaacaaaaatttaacaaACATACACTCTCATGGTCtatatttattctctttctaTACAACACGCGATGATTACAAGGGAGATTTCTTTTGCAGATTGTGTGGTTTGGTTCTCTAGCTGACAGTTGTTCTAAAGCCCCAGTGGAGGCAAGGGCCTATCAGCTCTGCAAGGAGCTCCCAACAGGAAAGGGAGGGTAAAaagtagatgctgctgctgctgctaagttgcttcagtcgtgtccgactctgggcaaccccactgacggcagcccaccaggctcccccgtgcctgggattctccaggcaagaacactggagtgggttgccatttccttctccaatgcataaaaatgaaaagtgaaagtgaagtcgctcagtcgtatctgactcttagctacctcatggactacagcctaccaggctcctccgtccatgggattttccaggcaagagtactggagtagggtgccattgccttctcccaaaagtAGATGAGCTCAAAGTAAAAAGAGGACTACTTAGCCAGAAGGTTTAGAATGAAAATGGTCACAGAAAATAATCATAGTGGTGCTAATGCATCTTTCATTTAACACTTGTTAATGCACttatgttttattaaagtgaaaacaaTTAGAAGAGTAAAAAGTATTATTATtgggaaatggaaaatcttaGAGTTGAAAACATCTTAAAAGAACATCTAGTTCAAATCCAATTCATCCTTGAACAAGGCAGGGATTAAGGGATTGACCTTCCACACAACTgttgaaaatccacatataactttATAGTCTGCCCTCTGTATTGATGGTTCCACATAAGTGAATTCAACCAACCTCAAATCGTGCGATACTATGGTATGTATTTAGTGaagaaaatccacatataagtggacgtGCACAGGTCAAGCctgtgctgttcaagggtcaTCTGTAGTCATTTTGATGACCAATATCCAGTGAAAAGGAAATGGATGAAGGaggtcaaaaagtacaaacttctacTTAAAAGAGAAGTAAGATCTGGGGATGTAACACAcaacatggtgactacagttaacaatactgcaCTGCATATATGAAAGCTCCCAAGAGAGTAGgtcttaaaagttctcaacacacacacacaagtgtaacTACATGAGGCGATAGACATTAGCTAAGCTTGTTATGGTAACcacttcactatatatatatatataaaatcattatgttgtacaccttaaacttatacaccTTGAACTATACACTGTTACATGTCAtttatagctcaataaaactgaaaggaagaaaatgactaATATACTAATGTCCAACAGCCTTTGTTATATTCTCTATAGAGAAGCAGTGAAGCCATTAGAAACATCCCTCCCAGTGGCAAGCCTCTCCGACGGATCTGAACTCCTTGGAAAGGCCAGCCATTCCATGCTTTCCCATCTAACACACAAGGCCATGAGAAACCCCCAGTAGGGACAGGGCCACACTCTGCGGTCTTTGTGTTGCCGTGCTCAGTAGGTGCTGCTTGCAGAGGCCAGGCACGTCGGGCATTCTGCAACATTTTAGTGAGCAGCTTCTGCACAATGAAGTTGTGCCATGAGA comes from Bubalus bubalis isolate 160015118507 breed Murrah chromosome 14, NDDB_SH_1, whole genome shotgun sequence and encodes:
- the UBOX5 gene encoding RING finger protein 37 isoform X2, with the protein product MVINLCLPQFRPRIYCNKISADGYEVENLISEDLTKRSHGFRTEYFIKPPVYVTVSFPFSVEICRINIDLSAGGGQNVTGLEMYTSALSSGASWNTPACRTPDPDEPSIPDKEAFTLVGKVLLKNQSQVVFSHRGFKARPPFGPVEATLPSPAVVAQELWNKGALSLSHVAHLKICITHVTGGGVPCIKRLEVWGQPAKTCSQEVIDSVLLVASESLPQDLSLQAPALPMESDCDSGGQSEGQQAPSSLQELAEVIRDIPEEFLDPITLEIMPFPMLLPSGKVIDQSTLEKCNRSEATWGRVPSDPFTGVAFTPHSQPLPHPSLKARIDHFLLQHSIPGCHLLGRAQTALAVTPSSIALPSRKRKMEQAEHGPDSSLGLNASCFSTTSLLVSPSTSEHTAKKMKAANELMDCSTGPVSHEQKLSQSLEIALTSTLGSMPSFTARLTRGQLQHLSTRGSSTSWRPSTSSVWEQPGP
- the UBOX5 gene encoding RING finger protein 37 isoform X1; its protein translation is MVINLCLPQFRPRIYCNKISADGYEVENLISEDLTKRSHGFRTEYFIKPPVYVTVSFPFSVEICRINIDLSAGGGQNVTGLEMYTSALSSGASWNTPACRTPDPDEPSIPDKEAFTLVGKVLLKNQSQVVFSHRGFKARPPFGPVEATLPSPAVVAQELWNKGALSLSHVAHLKICITHVTGGGVPCIKRLEVWGQPAKTCSQEVIDSVLLVASESLPQDLSLQAPALPMESDCDSGGQSEGQQAPSSLQELAEVIRDIPEEFLDPITLEIMPFPMLLPSGKVIDQSTLEKCNRSEATWGRVPSDPFTGVAFTPHSQPLPHPSLKARIDHFLLQHSIPGCHLLGRAQTALAVTPSSIALPSRKRKMEQAEHGPDSSLGLNASCFSTTSLLVSPSTSEHTAKKMKAANELMDCSTGPVSHEQKLSQSLEIALTSTLGSMPSFTARLTRGQLQHLSTRGSSTSWRPSTSSEQSGSSLGPECTSCKRVFSPYFKRESAYQLPCGHLLCRPCLTEKQRSPAMTCTACQQPFASQDILRVHF